The proteins below come from a single Portunus trituberculatus isolate SZX2019 chromosome 34, ASM1759143v1, whole genome shotgun sequence genomic window:
- the LOC123512660 gene encoding ras-related C3 botulinum toxin substrate 1-like isoform X2: MSSGRPIKCVVVGDGTVGKTCMLISYTTDSFPKEYVPTVFDNYSAPMVVDSIPVSLGLWDTAGQEDYDRLRPLSYPQTDVFLICFSVVSPSSCENVTSKWYPEIKHHCPDAPIILVGTKMDLREDKETLALLSDQGQSPVKREAGQKLANKIRAVKYMECSALTQRGLKQVFDEAVRAVLRPEPVKRRQRKCSVL; encoded by the exons ATGTCTTCTGGCCGTCCCATCAAGTGTGTGGTGGTAGGAGACGGAACAGTGGGCAAGACATGCATGCTCATCTCCTACACTACCGACTCCTTCCCCAAGGAATACGTGCCCACAGT GTTTGATAATTATTCTGCACCAATGGTAGTGGACAGCATCCCAGTCAGTTTAGGCTTGTGGGACACTGCCGGCCAAGAGGACTATGACAGGCTGCGGCCACTCTCCTACCCACAG ACAGACGTGTTTCTGATCTGCTTTAGTGTGGTTAGCCCTTCCTCGTGTGAAAATGTCACCTCTAAATGGTATCCAGAGATCAAACACCACTGCCCTGATGCACCAATTATTCTTGTGG GCACTAAGATGGATCTTCGGGAGGACAAAGAAACACTGGCCCTCCTCTCTGACCAGGGCCAGTCTCCAGTGAAGCGGGAGGCTGGCCAGAAGCTAGCCAATAAGATCAGAGCAGTGAAGTACATGGAATGCTCTGCACTAACACAACGAGGACTCAAACAG GTATTTGACGAGGCCGTGAGAGCAGTGCTTCGGCCCGAGCCAGTCAAGAGAAGACAGCGCAAGTGCTCGGTTCTCTAA
- the LOC123512660 gene encoding ras-related C3 botulinum toxin substrate 2-like isoform X1, with product MSSGRPIKCVVVGDGTVGKTCMLISYTTDSFPKEYVPTVFDNYSAPMVVDSIPVSLGLWDTAGQEDYDRLRPLSYPQTDVFLICFSVVSPSSCENVTSKWYPEIKHHCPDAPIILVGTKMDLREDKETLALLSDQGQSPVKREAGQKLANKIRAVKYMECSALTQRGLKQLHLPAMIQHSDMLRMRQLFPPCCIKAVHPVLFTS from the exons ATGTCTTCTGGCCGTCCCATCAAGTGTGTGGTGGTAGGAGACGGAACAGTGGGCAAGACATGCATGCTCATCTCCTACACTACCGACTCCTTCCCCAAGGAATACGTGCCCACAGT GTTTGATAATTATTCTGCACCAATGGTAGTGGACAGCATCCCAGTCAGTTTAGGCTTGTGGGACACTGCCGGCCAAGAGGACTATGACAGGCTGCGGCCACTCTCCTACCCACAG ACAGACGTGTTTCTGATCTGCTTTAGTGTGGTTAGCCCTTCCTCGTGTGAAAATGTCACCTCTAAATGGTATCCAGAGATCAAACACCACTGCCCTGATGCACCAATTATTCTTGTGG GCACTAAGATGGATCTTCGGGAGGACAAAGAAACACTGGCCCTCCTCTCTGACCAGGGCCAGTCTCCAGTGAAGCGGGAGGCTGGCCAGAAGCTAGCCAATAAGATCAGAGCAGTGAAGTACATGGAATGCTCTGCACTAACACAACGAGGACTCAAACAG ttacaTCTGCCTGCAATGATACAACACAGTGACATGCTGAGGATGAGGCAGCTCTTCCCTCCCTGCTGCATTAAGGCTGTACATCCAGTGCTTTTCACTTCATGA
- the LOC123512660 gene encoding ras-related C3 botulinum toxin substrate 1-like isoform X3 — protein sequence MSSGRPIKCVVVGDGTVGKTCMLISYTTDSFPKEYVPTVFDNYSAPMVVDSIPVSLGLWDTAGQEDYDRLRPLSYPQTDVFLICFSVVSPSSCENVTSKWYPEIKHHCPDAPIILVGTKMDLREDKETLALLSDQGQSPVKREAGQKLANKIRAVKYMECSALTQRGLKQDLW from the exons ATGTCTTCTGGCCGTCCCATCAAGTGTGTGGTGGTAGGAGACGGAACAGTGGGCAAGACATGCATGCTCATCTCCTACACTACCGACTCCTTCCCCAAGGAATACGTGCCCACAGT GTTTGATAATTATTCTGCACCAATGGTAGTGGACAGCATCCCAGTCAGTTTAGGCTTGTGGGACACTGCCGGCCAAGAGGACTATGACAGGCTGCGGCCACTCTCCTACCCACAG ACAGACGTGTTTCTGATCTGCTTTAGTGTGGTTAGCCCTTCCTCGTGTGAAAATGTCACCTCTAAATGGTATCCAGAGATCAAACACCACTGCCCTGATGCACCAATTATTCTTGTGG GCACTAAGATGGATCTTCGGGAGGACAAAGAAACACTGGCCCTCCTCTCTGACCAGGGCCAGTCTCCAGTGAAGCGGGAGGCTGGCCAGAAGCTAGCCAATAAGATCAGAGCAGTGAAGTACATGGAATGCTCTGCACTAACACAACGAGGACTCAAACAG GACCTGTGGTGA